GCAGCGGCAGTAAAAGCCTGCATTTCTGCATGTGCTGTAACATCATTCAGGCGTTCGGTGAGATTATGGCCACGACCAATGATCTTACCATTACATACCACTACTGCTCCAATCGGCACCTCATCCAGATCTAAGGCAACTTTAGCCTCTTTAATTGCCTCGTTCATGTAAAATTCATCGGGAGCTATGGAAGGCTCATCTGTAAAACTGATATAACGCATTTCTCTAAATTAATTTTGAGCCGTTCGGGACCTGTCGTTCAATAGTAGAAAGTACAATATCACCGTTCATGTCTGCAAATCCTGTTACGAGAAACTCGGACATAAAGTTTGCAATTTGCTTAGGAGGAAAATTAACAACTCCTATGATTTGTTTTCCGTACAGCTCTTCTTTCTTATAATGTTTGGTTATTTGTGCACTGCTCCACTTGATTCCGTATTCACCAAAATCAACTTTCAGTTTATAAGCAGGCTTTTTCGCTTCAGGAAAATCCAATACTTCCAATACCGTTCCTGCCAGAAGCTCAACTTTTTCAAAGTCTCTCCAGGTTATGTGTTCCATCTTACCAAACTTAGTAAATTGCTTTTATTTGCAAAATATACAAACTGATAAACATAATCTTAGATTTGCAGCATGGCAGAGATTCGTTTAAAAAAGGGAAAAGATAAAGCAGTACGACAGTTGCATCCATGGGTTTTTTCGGGAGCTGTTGACAATGTGAAAGGAAGCCCTGACG
The window above is part of the Arcticibacter tournemirensis genome. Proteins encoded here:
- a CDS encoding tRNA-binding protein; protein product: MEHITWRDFEKVELLAGTVLEVLDFPEAKKPAYKLKVDFGEYGIKWSSAQITKHYKKEELYGKQIIGVVNFPPKQIANFMSEFLVTGFADMNGDIVLSTIERQVPNGSKLI